cattgttttaaaactacaaacaaagcaaccgtaagtgtgatttgctaccgaactttgtgttcgctgaaatacTGGAGTTTGAAGTACCGTTACactagtgtgtaattcgttctatcctggaagaaataatccataaccttgggtactaggaggggattaaattccttaaggaaacactgtgaattcagtgggctcgaattaattactGTTTTGTTTGTATTTACGTTTATACGCTAACTTTCTTTTCTCCAGAAATATAATTTACAAATACAACAAGTAAGAAGATACCTGAAACCAACATATTTGTCACATTTTCAAAACTTTAGCAATCATATTCATGTTTTTTTGTTTCTCGCTAGTTGCTTACAACATTGGAATAGAGTCAAATCTAATATCGTTGCACTTATAAGTTTTTGTCTTTTCAAGTATATTTAAGTTCAAGAACCAAGGGGAGCAGTTTCCAATCTTGCTCTCCTTTTTGCATCAAATAATTACTAATTTGCTTTATATGTGATTGCATGGAAAAATAAAAACTCAAGTAAAAGAGTCACAAGTCTCTCTTTTCAGGAGCATGTTTTGGTTCATTTGGAAATTAGTAGGCTTGATATGAAACTTATGTTTGTCTTATGTTTAAATTCATAGAAGAGTTGGGAGAGTGATAGGAGAGCCAAAATTAATATAAAGATGGGTAGATTTTATTGTAGAGAAATTTATTTGAGAAATATAATCCCTTTCAAAGATTTTATAATCAAAATACTCTAAATTTTAGGCAAAAGTTACTGAGTTCACGTAAACCCATAGGATAAATATTAGTATAGTaataaactgaaaaaataaaaagttaatcGCTAGAAGAAGGGTTTGAACCTCCGACCTTGTGGTTAACAGCCACACGCTCTAACCAACTGAGCTATTCCACCTTGCTTGTCTAGGTGAAATAATTTAATTTACTTATCCAGAAAGGTCGCTTTCACCAAtaagaataaagaaagaaaagaaaggaactCATCCTTTGATATGAGAGCTGATTGCGGACGATGACTTGGTgaaagaaatttatgaaaaaagatTATCAAACCAAGTTACGATCGAATTAGGCTAAGGCAGAACCGACTCCCCCTGAACCATCCCCAAAGGAGTAAGAAAGAAGAAGGAAACGGGAGTTTCTCACCCCATAGAGtatgaagaagcataaaaaggATACTGAGGTCTGGGCAAAGATACATAGTCCAAATACTAATATTGATATTAACAATTACCCAATAATTCAATAATACAACACACTATTTGCATTCTAAAAGTAATGATTTGATCCCAGTTGTAGATAAGTTGAGATAATTTACATGTCATTCAATCTGAAAAACCAAATTTTGATGTCAAAAAAGTTAATAAATACAATAGGGAAATAACTCGTTCACTTTGGGAAAATACAAAAGTGAAACAATCAACCTATTATAAAatggacatcatttacaatctaAATAACAAATTGAGAATGAAAAAATCTTGATCTCATTTTGACAGAAATCCCTTGATACATTAAGCTCACTTCCTGTGAGAACCATGTAATGATCTTGGAGATCCCTCAAAGAGATCCAACAAGAAATTCTCCAAGTCATCGGCACTGTACTTAATGTATTTGTCACTAATATGGTTAGTGTGCCTTCCGATAAATGTTCTGTATGCTTGAATAACTTTGAGAGATATTGAGATTCGAAGATCTTCACGAAGTTGGCAATCAGGTATTGACCAACCTGTTTGGCTCTTGTAAGCTTCATCAAATGCAAGATAAAAGCTGTGCAGTCTCTCTTTGAGTAGAGTTTTAGAGATAGAATTTGAGCCTGGATTCTGAAGCCCCTCGTCCCTAAGTAACGAAAGGATGGAGCTCCAAGTAGCCCTCTCGTAGTTCATTGCATGTTGTTGGAATCTCCAATTGTGTTTGCGAATCCAATCATCGCCTAGTATTGTTCTTAGATCATGAGAATTCTTCACCTTTTCAGCCATGTAATGAATATTATTCATCAAGAAAAGGTGGCCTAATGATTCATCCTTGTACAACTTGGACTTATCGTCTAGGTTGCATTCCAACATTGAAGTGAAGGTTCGAAAATGTTGAGCCAGTGGAGAAATGTAGCAACTTGTGTTACTGTTGTCCTCTTCCCTATCCGGTGTCATTTCTGGTGAAATCGCCACCAAATCTTCTTGCTCGTTGTCCTTCAGAAGCTCGTTAAGGATCTTGCTATAATCTGTAAGAGTTTTCATGTAGTTCATAACGTATCTTGTGAGAGGATGTATTCCACCACCAGGAAAAGGATTCGTCGATATGCTGGATGCAACAGCATTCTCAAATTCAAGAAATGTTGTTCTTGCACAATCGGCCAAGCTTTCGAGGATGTCTTGGCACTTGGTTCTAACACATAATCCAGCATCATCAGAGTACATAGCATCAATATCTGGGATAAGATCTGAAAGCACCTCATACATGTCAAGAATCCGAATCAACTTCTCCGGTTGATGAGATCCAATAGCCACTGCTTCAGCAAATTTCAGTAGATGCAGTATTGAAGCTTTTGAAGATTCAGCAAAGCAAACCGAACTAACTGAATCAAGATCACCAAAAATCTGATCACTTAACCATTTTTCACTCGCTAGATAAACGCAAACAAAGATCTTCATACACCGTATCCACCTCCTGATTTTGGAGTTCAATGAGTTCCATTCCATCTTCATCACATTCTCAATACTCAACTTCTTAACTTCAAGAATGAATAAAAAATCATCCAATGCATCTTTTCTAACACTGATAAATGTTTGAGAACATTCTCTACCATAATTTGAATTGAACATCAAATTGGCAATGCACCTTAGGTCAGGAATCACATCCGGATGCACAAGTTCAACTACGTATTCCTCTGAGCGCCTACTCATGCTATCTCTTTGAACCACATCCTCTACTGAGTCATCTCCAAATGAAACAATAGAACCCTCATCATCTTCGCTTGAACGAAAAGACAAGTGCTCAGGCTCAAAAGGCTGCTTGTTATGAACAAGCAAATGCCTAAACTCCTCCTCAAGCCGATTCATCGCTATTTGCATAACCTCATGAGCCCTGCACAAAAGCTCATCCTCTTTACTATCTTTATCCACATTCAAACTCTCTAACCGTTCAATCAGTTTTCGAGCTTCATCCACAGACCTCAAATAATCATCTGCATATTCAGGACCACAATCCCATATAACAGATTGATCCACTTCCCAGCTCATCACCTTATTCTGCACAATGTTAAGCTGCTCCTCAAGTTCACTGAACTTCTCTACAGTGTCTTCAGTTTCACCAAATaatttttcatgtttgttttCACTCAATTTGGTTATGGAAGACAACTGAGAGCCTAAATCAGCCAGAATTTTTCTTGCATCATGTGTTAAATTCTGTTTCTTTTCCAATGCTTTCACAATCTGCTGTGCAGCTGCAATCAGCTTTTCCTCATCCTCCATTACAGGAAGAGTAGCTTCACAGTCTCCCATATAGTTAAACCCACACAACATCTAAAGAATCAATTTTTTCTTTAACTCCAACCCCACTTTTTAGGGTGAATTGGATAGACAAACAAAAGGGCTCAAGCTAGAAATTTAAAAggaaattaaaggacaatcaaagaTAGGATAAATGGGAATCAGAAGAAAGCTGAAATCTTGATACAGAAAGTAAGATATCCCAAAAACCCAAAGTTGTTAGCTAATTAAGGATTTCCTAAAAAGGTACAAAAATAGAAATATCTCCCAAGAAATATAAAGAATCAAACTTGTCTCAAGAATCAGAAGAAAGCTGAAATCTTGATGCAAAAATCAAGATATCACTATATGAGTGAATAAGATCTATATATGCTGATAAGAAACTGACCCTTCTAGAGATATATTATCAGATTATAAGACTGGAATATAATATTTCCATGAAATAGAGTAAAACAAATGATGCTTCCTAAATATATGTGAAGGTTGTAGCAGCTTTCTGATGACTTTCTCTGAATTGGCATTGGTTTTGACAAGTGCGGCTTTGACCATTAGTCTTGTTGAAACTTTTGAGACAAACAGTCTCTTAACTTACCTGAAATAGTCTTTGCGGGTAAAACCGTTATTACTACAGGCAATATCTGTTTTTACTTTTTAGTAGGAGACAAAAAGAATCTATTTTTACTTTTTAGGACAAaaacttaggggtcgtttggttagtAATCCGGTATAAAATTTGGGATTGCATCAGTATTAGCTATTACTAGTATAACTTTATACTAAAAACTTGGTATTCCCTCCGGTTCACAACAAGTGACCACTTTCCTTTCAACACGCTCATTAAGAAAATGCTAAATCATATACAAATATATCTAGTATGACTAAATTACCCTTATTAAATATTGGTCACATAGTTATAGTGAGGAGTGAGAAAACTTTTTAAGGATATGCACATAAGGGTAAAAgagtaaaaacaaattgaattttttcttaattacctaactggacacttattttgaaccaaaatgaaaaagTAAACTGATCACTTATTGTAAaccggagggagtattatttATCCATATAGGAGGTAAGATTATAATCCTTGGAATAACCCTGTTTTGAACTAAACGATCCCTTTACGGGGTCATGTGTGTTTTACGGACAAAATTATGGTGGAATTATAATGCATAAAGTTGTAATACGGAGATTGATAATTCCTGGATTATTTAGCACTAGTGATTTGTTTAATTTAAACTACATAAATTGGGATAAATTCTTGTTTTCAATTTTAACTTTGACCTTCTAAAAAGAGCTTTGCAGAAATACAAAATTATATTGGTATTACTTATACGGAAAACAAAAATGCAACCAAGTGAATTAGAAAATAAGACAGAACTTTACTTTTTGAGTAATCTGATTTAAATTCTttcattttctgttttttttttgttttgttagtGAGGTAAGGAGATCCCATATGACATAAccataaaaaaaaaaggtaaGGGGATTATTCCCTTCTTTTGAAATAAATATTCATTTTATAACAAATTTCGTTATAATATATTGGTGGCGTACGTTCTTTGTAATGAATCATGTAGGTCACTAAGAAATAAACAATATTTGGGTTCTTAAAACTTTGACTATTCTTTCTTTTCCGAACAGAGAAATAGTCATTCCAAATGATTAACAATTATTCAACAACTAGGAGGTTATGGTCTATTCTGTCTATTGTTGGATTCATATTGATACAAACGGCTTAAAAGATTGGATGAAAAAAAGCCGAAAAAGTCAGAAAAGACCAAAATTATGAATATGATTGTTGACACACATACAAAATATGAAGAAAGGTCTATAGGTTTGTAAAATAGTGAGTAGTAACAGTCAACTCATTCATCCCCTTCCTTCCTTACCTTTGTTATTTGTTatcaaaatgtaaaaaaaaaaaaatgaatatatGAAGTGTAGActattttgtgttttatttgaacttttttttccaaaataaatgtACAGAAGAGATATATTGGAACTGTAATCCCTAACCACAGATTTCTAGCTTTGTAAATGAAATTTTTTTCATTTAGAGGAGTTTACTTCCGATCCATTAATAAATAATATTCTGTGCAAATACTGATAAGTTGGGCCAATACATAAACTTTGAATACTTGATGGTTATACCGAAAATAATTGTGAAACTGATAGATTTGTGTTTGTTATTAGTCAATATATAGTTTGTCGTCTAATTCATTAATATTCAAAAGcaatttaaacaaagaaaaatgggGTCGAAGAAGAACGTGACGAGCTACAAGTTGCAAGTTGCAACGATGAATAATCAACCTGAGGCAAAATAATACAACATTTAATGATGGTGGTTGGATGGATAAGATCTATCCCCTCTTAATTAAAAGTTTTGAATTTGAgctataaaaaagaaaaaaattatagtAGGAAGCACTTTTCTATTCAATAGATCTTACACGGCAAGAATTTAGATTAATTGGAGCTTTAATACGAATACTGAACATCGAGTGAGAAGTTAAAAAAAGACAATAAGGTATAAATTAAAACTGACTTGTACATGTTGGTGCATGGGGGGATGTTTCTAGCTTCCACTTGCCTCCAGTTCTTTAATCTTGACCCCTTTTACATTAATCTTCTTGGGGTTGTTTATTTATTGCTTGGACAGCTTCTAGTCACGGGAATATAAAACATATTTATATTAGAAAGGGAAGACAGCCTGGGAAAGATGGAGCAACTTTCTgtttaggatttagttttttttgtataatgacagGGTAAAAAATTTAACATTATCATTGCAATTTCATTTATTATaacaaaaatattaatttattttttttggttatcaTATCAAATTTACTACTGCTAATTATTATAGATTTTTACCTGATGATGCAAAAAAATTATACATTATCAGTGTACAAATTTAAACTAATTTATTCATGTCCTATGCCGTCAGACATGTGTCTCTGTGTGTATTCTGTTGGGTGGGAATGGGTTGTGTGTGTGGTGGTGGTGGGGGTAGATAAAGAAACGTGCTccgggaaagaaaagaaaaagaacaaagaaaaaggaaTGTCTTTGTTTTCATTATCTTTTATGTTTTATCCATTTATCCTCGTGATTTTTGAAGTCAACGATTTTTTCTTTTACTATTACTTTCATTGTTATCGATATACTACGCCATGCATAATATCATCAAAAATCAATAGAAAAAATATACAATTATTTAGTCTTGATAATAGATGTGAAAAGAATATTTAAATATTTGTAATCCGTGGAAGTAAACAACCATAATGGAATATGTGTCTTTTGATAGAGTTGAAAATACAATATCTTCGTTAATTCATTTAAAACTCCAAATAATTCAAATTTAGGGTGTCTATGGGGAAAACGTCTtctataataaaataatttttagtatttgattGTTTGAATTACTGGAATGTTTTtcgagaaaaatatttttcatcaaATAAGAAACGAAAACAATTTAATTCTTGCTCATATCATTTGCTTCAACGAACAAGCAGTATTCTTTTTCGTCGAACAAGGagcattattgtttatctttcaaTCAATTAATTGACTGAATACTACATCATAGTCCTAAATTAATTGGGTCTATGAATCATATGCATTCATTCAACTTTATTTAGATCATTTAGTTTCACCATCAAGAGGTATGGTGGGATGAATATGATTCTTTCATTCTTAACAGTAACAGGAATTCACAGGCTTCGAGCTTATAAATAAAGAAATTCCTAGTAGTGAACACTTTCTCCTTTAATAGATGTCATGCGACATGAATCTAAACTAATCAGATTAGTGAAtattcaagaagaaaaaaagctGTGGAAaattgtttttctattttctgtgtAGATAACTTTGTACAGTGGTCTCTATATATACACTGTCAATGTGTAGCTTACTAGTAAAGATAAATACAAAGAGTTATATTTACAGGTAATCACACTATTCTAAACTTCTTATAGAGGAGGGACTTTGGCTTTATCTTTGACCGTAGATCTGGGGCATTGAATGCACGCCATGTGTCCATTTGATGAGACCAAGATTGTAACATTGTGGTCGTCTCTTTCAGACATAACCCAAATACACTCAATAGAATCTAGGTCTCTTCTCCTCCATCATCTTCCTTATTTGTTGTAGTATCAGTGAAAAGATTATTTCCAGCAACAATACCGAATACCTaatgataaaaaagaaaaaagattatTCAATATTCAAACTAATTAACATTGATCGACAACTTTAGACGGTGGTCCACCTCGTATATGCCATGTACTTTTGTACCAATCAAAtaccgaaaaatatttaaaagaaatgATTTCTCAAAATAAACGTTACATACCAAATaggattttgaaaataaatagattCTGAACGATAACCACAATATGCTTGGTCTCTCTCGTTCCCGTTACTGAATTCTGCTTTTGTTGGTATATGTCTCTATCTTTTGCAAAAGAAGCTCCCTAAGTCTCAGTCTCTGGCCAATGAGATGCTCACGTTACCATCAATCCATATCCATTTAATTTGTTACTCCATCATTATCATAAACAAATTGGTAACTCCTTCGAATCTAAATATTAGTCGTCTTAACAAATTTAAATTCTTTTgaaatatttaatattttgaaaaaaagataTATATTGAATTGTTTCGTCAGTCGGATAAAAATACTTTTTCTTTGCCTGTCTCTCATTTGACCTTTGCCTTTTTTCAGTGGCCAAACTGAAGCGTTTTATGGTTCTTCAATTTTTAATTCACCCTTATTGGTCTGATAAGTGGCGTGATATGAATTAAGACATTTAAGAGAGTCAGAAAAGGTAATTTTGACAAATAATTTTATGATTAATTAAAGCTATGAAAATATTTACTGAAGAAGTATACATAAAGACTCAAAAGACATAAATGGATGATTGTACAAACACTGTTTAGTATCAAGTGGACAATAAATAGTGTTGGACCACTCAATTAGTTGCAGCTTAGACTTTAACTCACCAATTGGAGCAGAATGAACTTAATACACAAAATATGTACCTAGACTTGATaaaaaatttcaaagttcaaaatTGGTGGTGAAATTTAATAAATTAATGTTGTGCTTTTCTTAAACTTTAAACACCCCACGACTTCAGATTTCAGATACTTCAAGTTCCTCGTCAAAAAGGTGAAGCAAAAACAAATTCATCTACATTAATTCATGCACCCTTAGACTTTTTGGTCCTCTGAATATTTCACACTCGAGCATTTGAACTTTGAATTTGACAAGTGAATTGTGCACTAATAATGCTTTTTGTGATTTCCCACTCAGCATTATTCGATGTTGGCTGAATACATACAGAGACACTTAAAGTTGACACGATCTTTCATTTAGACACCTGAACTTAAGAGAGTTCCTATTGAGCACGTACGTTACATGAACTTTGTTCCAATTAAACACTTCTTGCTGAATTGGCACGTAAAGTGAGTTTCACCCAATATGGGCGCGTGAAAAGCCCAAAAAacagattttttttatttccttcttcttctttatgtccTCCACCATTGCCTCCTCCACTTTCCGTCATCTTCTCCGACTCATTTTCCTCTTATTCTTTCGAATCCCATACCAGATTAAAATTCAGCCGAAAATGAAAAGGTGAGTATTTTTGATTGGAAGAAAACGAAAAGGAtaaagtgaagaagaagaagcctaaCCCTGCCGCCAGAACTGAAatgaagaagtagaagcagagaACTGAGactaaaatgaagaagaagaagcagcagcagcaaaaGAAGAAGCAGAGATGGGTCGCTGGGTTGGAGACCCATTGATTAAACCCTAAACACCATTAATGGGGTCTTTAAAAAGCTTGAAGGTTTAAAATGGGTTACTTGATTTGATGAAAGTTTGGGAAATTAATATTGGGGTTGTCTTCGGGT
This genomic stretch from Nicotiana sylvestris chromosome 9, ASM39365v2, whole genome shotgun sequence harbors:
- the LOC104222396 gene encoding exocyst complex component EXO70E2-like yields the protein MLCGFNYMGDCEATLPVMEDEEKLIAAAQQIVKALEKKQNLTHDARKILADLGSQLSSITKLSENKHEKLFGETEDTVEKFSELEEQLNIVQNKVMSWEVDQSVIWDCGPEYADDYLRSVDEARKLIERLESLNVDKDSKEDELLCRAHEVMQIAMNRLEEEFRHLLVHNKQPFEPEHLSFRSSEDDEGSIVSFGDDSVEDVVQRDSMSRRSEEYVVELVHPDVIPDLRCIANLMFNSNYGRECSQTFISVRKDALDDFLFILEVKKLSIENVMKMEWNSLNSKIRRWIRCMKIFVCVYLASEKWLSDQIFGDLDSVSSVCFAESSKASILHLLKFAEAVAIGSHQPEKLIRILDMYEVLSDLIPDIDAMYSDDAGLCVRTKCQDILESLADCARTTFLEFENAVASSISTNPFPGGGIHPLTRYVMNYMKTLTDYSKILNELLKDNEQEDLVAISPEMTPDREEDNSNTSCYISPLAQHFRTFTSMLECNLDDKSKLYKDESLGHLFLMNNIHYMAEKVKNSHDLRTILGDDWIRKHNWRFQQHAMNYERATWSSILSLLRDEGLQNPGSNSISKTLLKERLHSFYLAFDEAYKSQTGWSIPDCQLREDLRISISLKVIQAYRTFIGRHTNHISDKYIKYSADDLENFLLDLFEGSPRSLHGSHRK